The region ACCGAGATCATCTCTGAGGATAATGTTGTTCTGGGAAACTTTTTTGTTCAGAATAGGACCTTTGTTGATTACAATGAAATTTCGCCCAACGTGATTAATGCTTTAATTGCCACAGAGGACGCCAGATATCACTCTCATAGTGGAATTGATTTCAGGGGGCTGGGTCGAGTAATGTTTAAAACCTTGCTGATTGGGAAAAAGAATGCCGGAGGTGGCAGCACAATCACTCAACAATTAGCAAAAAACCTATTCCCGCGCGATACCGCTGGAAATAGATCGGCTATTGCCCGGAAAACAAAACTGGTCATCACCAAGTTTAAGGAATGGATTACCGCCGTAAAACTTGAAAGAAACTACACCAAAGAAGAGATTATTGCCATGTACTTAAATGTTGTTGAGTTTGGCAGCAATTCCTATGGCATAAAATCGGCCGCAAAAACGTTTTTCGATACTACTCCAGATTCCCTTAAAGTTGAACAAGCAGCATTGTTAATTGGCGTAGTTAATGCACCAACAAGGTATAGTCCAACCCGAAATCCAGAACGATCGGTACAGCGAAGGAATGTTGTCCTAAAACAAATGGAAAAGTATGGATACATAACAGAGCAGCAATACGATTCCATCTCAAAAATTTCCATCAACCTTAATTTTAAAGAACAAGACCACAATGCGGGATTAGCAACTTATTTCCGCGAAATGATCCGCCTGTTCATGACGGCAAAACAGCCAGAACGTCGTCATTATTATTCAGAAGATATGTATAAAGAGGATTCTTCACTTTGGGAAACCAATGCATTATACGGATGGTGCTCCAAAAACCTCAAACCCGACGGAACCCCTTACAATATTTACCGCGATGGCTTAAAAATTTACACCACGGTAAACTCCAAAATGCAGCAATACGCCGAAGAGTCTTTAAAAGAACATCTAAAAAATGAACTTCAACCTGCGCTGGATGTTGAGATTAAGGCTCGAAGAGGTAGCCCTTTCTCCTCAAACATTTCCCCAGAACAGGCGAGTGATATTATATATTTTGCCATGAGGCAAACCGAACGTTACAGGATATTACGGAATAACGGCGTTGCCAAGGATAGCATTTTTGCTAACTTCAACACAAAAACACCGATGACTGTATTTACCTGGAAAGGGGATCGGGATACAATAATGTCTCCGTTAGATTCAATTAGATACTACAAAAGGTTCCTACGTTCCAGCTTCATGGCAATGGATCCACACAACGGTCACATTAAAGCTTATGTTGGCGGTCCTGACTTCAGACACTTCAAGTACGATATGGTTAAGCAAGGGAAACGTCAGGTTGGTTCAACCATAAAGCCATTCCTATACACTCTTGCAATGCAGGAGGGCTATTCCCCCTGCCAAGAAGTTCCAAATGTTCCACAAACATTTATAGTTGGAGATTCTACATGGACTCCAAAAAACTCAGGTAGCACAAAGTACGATGGCAAAATGGTTACCCTAAAGTGGGGGTTAGCCAATTCTGTTAACAACATTTCGGCTTGGGTTATGAAACAGTTTACTCCTGATGCTGTAACAGAAATGATAAAACAATTAGGCATTCATAGCAGAGTAGATCCAGTATACTCAATATTCCTAGGAACATTCGATTTTAGTTTATACGAAATGGTTGGAGCGTATGGAACTTTTGCCAACAAAGGGGTGCACGTTGAACCAATTTTTGTAACCAGAATTGAAGATAGAAATGGGAATGTACTTGCACAATTCAACACAACCAAAACAGAGGCGATCAGCGACCAAACTGCTTTTTTAATGGTAAATCTGTTAGAAGGAGTAGTTAATCAAGGTACTGGAGTTCGATTACGCTACAAGTATCAACTTCCGGGTAAAATTGGAGGTAAAACCGGTACAACCCAAAACCATTCCGATGGTTGGTTTATGGGAATTACTCCAAATTTAGTTGCGGGTGCTTGGACTGGCGCTGAGGACAGAGCCGTTCACTTTGATAACCTAAAGATGGGACAAGGTGCTAGCATGTCTCTCCCAATTTTTGGATTGTTTCTGCAAAAGGTTTACGCCGACAAATCGCTGGGGATTTCCCCCGATGACGATTGGGATAAGCCTGTTTTACAAAAATATATCGACCTGAACTGTGATAAAAAATACGATGATGAAATTAACGAGATAGAATTCTTCTAACTCTTTAATCCTGGAACAGAATCAATCAAATTCTTAGTATAATCGCTTTGGGGCCTGTCGAAGATTTCATTCACAGGCCCTAATTCTATAATGTTACCGTGTTGGAGAACAATAACTCTATCGCTGATGTGGCGCACAACGCCCAAATCGTGCGAAATGAATAGATAGGTGAGGTTGAAA is a window of Tenuifilaceae bacterium CYCD DNA encoding:
- a CDS encoding penicillin-binding protein 1A, which encodes MKVKSFVSVEKFRFWFWGIFAFVGLFLITIFFLIGIEFFGPMPTFEELENPKSNIATEIISEDNVVLGNFFVQNRTFVDYNEISPNVINALIATEDARYHSHSGIDFRGLGRVMFKTLLIGKKNAGGGSTITQQLAKNLFPRDTAGNRSAIARKTKLVITKFKEWITAVKLERNYTKEEIIAMYLNVVEFGSNSYGIKSAAKTFFDTTPDSLKVEQAALLIGVVNAPTRYSPTRNPERSVQRRNVVLKQMEKYGYITEQQYDSISKISINLNFKEQDHNAGLATYFREMIRLFMTAKQPERRHYYSEDMYKEDSSLWETNALYGWCSKNLKPDGTPYNIYRDGLKIYTTVNSKMQQYAEESLKEHLKNELQPALDVEIKARRGSPFSSNISPEQASDIIYFAMRQTERYRILRNNGVAKDSIFANFNTKTPMTVFTWKGDRDTIMSPLDSIRYYKRFLRSSFMAMDPHNGHIKAYVGGPDFRHFKYDMVKQGKRQVGSTIKPFLYTLAMQEGYSPCQEVPNVPQTFIVGDSTWTPKNSGSTKYDGKMVTLKWGLANSVNNISAWVMKQFTPDAVTEMIKQLGIHSRVDPVYSIFLGTFDFSLYEMVGAYGTFANKGVHVEPIFVTRIEDRNGNVLAQFNTTKTEAISDQTAFLMVNLLEGVVNQGTGVRLRYKYQLPGKIGGKTGTTQNHSDGWFMGITPNLVAGAWTGAEDRAVHFDNLKMGQGASMSLPIFGLFLQKVYADKSLGISPDDDWDKPVLQKYIDLNCDKKYDDEINEIEFF